The sequence ACATCGTCAGTTGGCCATAGACATTGAGAATTTGACAATTGGAATAGCTTACTTTCTTTAATTTGTTTTGAAAACTTTTCCATTTTACCTTCTTCATTATTATAAGCAAAAGCAATTGCGCTGGCAATTAAATCAGCACATTGAACACCCATTTCATCAGTAGAGTTAACCAATTCCACAGATGAGATTTGATGAGGGAAACTCATAGTACGATTATCATATCCTATTTCTATGGTTTTGCTGGTTTTTGGAACAAGTTCAAGTGTTTTATCGATGTATCTTTTATAATGTTCAATTTGTTTTGACTGATCAAATCTCACATCAATTTTATCATTAATCTGTTTTGCCCATTTATCACAAAGAACCAAAAAGGTAGAAAATGTGACATCTATTGAAAATTGGTCAACCGCACCCAAAACTTCTTCAATATGGCTTTTACTTTTTCTAACAGGTTCAAGAATTTTCTTTTCGTCAATTTGGCAATACAATTCTTCAGTTATAGTGTAGAAATTACTGATTGATACAGCATCTTTATTTCTAATCATTGCAACAAAAGCTTCTAGAAAAATGTTGAATAAATGTTTATTCCAATAGAAGTTACCGAAGTAGAATATCCAATTTGTATAGGCTATATGGCGACCGTGAAGGTATAAGTCATATCCTTTATGATAAAAAACCGTCTCAATCAATAAATCGACTATCTGGCCACAAGTAGCAAATTCCTTATTCGCATAATATAGTATTATGTGATCTTCCTTAATCCAAGGACTGTTCAAAAAAGCTAAAATCTTTCTTCGACCTGCATCACTCTTTTTTAATTGCTTAAAATGAATCTCGCCATCTACAATGAAAATTGATTTTATTTCATTTTGCGCCTTATCATCATAATTTACGGAAGCCAAAACAAAAACCTTTTGATCATTATTGAGCATATCCTGACCAGTATTTCCAGCCTCATCAAAATAGATTTTATTCATATTCGGAATTTTTCATTGTATTGATATAATGTTTAAGATAAAAGAGATCTTAAATATATAAAAGTTTATTATAGCTGTTTGTTCTCTTGTTATTCGCTGTCTTTGTCATCGTCTTTTCAGCTCCGCCGTTGTAGGCTCATAATAAAAATCTCCAATTGTTCCATCCTTAATTTTATCAATCATCTTATCAATAATAAATATTGGAACTAAAAACCATTCTTTAACTTTAACCAATTTTCCAAAACGATCTTTGACCTCAATATCAAGGTTTGCGTTACCTAAAAATTTTTGAATAACCTTTTCCAACTTCATACGATTGATATTAGCTAGTTTGTAAGTGGCTACAATTTCAACTTCTGCCATCAGATAAGTTGGATCGTTTTTAGCATTTGAAATACGATTTTTAACCTCTTGACCTGTTACACCAATTTTATGAATTACATTCTTGTTCTCAGTTACCAACGGATTATCAGAAAGTGAGCGAAGAACATAAACAGTACCGCTTTCAAGATCATCATCACTGTTTTCTCCTGAGAACAAAGGACCCAGATTCGGTTCGGAAATAAATCGGCTTGTTTCATCTTTATACATTGCCCGAATGAGAGACCTTAATAAAATATTACTTTCGGTACCATTGGCATAAATAACTCTTAATCGAGCGTCATCTTCACTATTTGGAGCTTTAAAAAATTCACCGATCTTAGCAATGTATGCAATCTGACCTCCAATAATAACAAACTGCTTTTCACTAAGAGATGCTTTGGTAAACCCAGCATCTTTTCTAAATCGGATTGTGTTTCGGTAGCCAATCTCAATATCATTCTTAACATCATCAAAGAGAGGTTTAAATTCGTCGAAATCTTGACATACCTCTCTATTTGCCATTTCCTCCACAGCCCTTTTTACTGAACGTGGTTTAACATATTTTAATTTAGTGATCGAATCATCTTCTTCATCAACTCCAAGTTTTGCTAATAACTCATCATCACTTAAATTATCTGGAATGCTTGAAACATTCTCATAATCTCTACTTAGAATATTTTGATAATCCAAATCACCTAAGAGTGCCTTATGGTTTTTAATTTTGATAATCTGATCAAGCCTGACCGCGTACAATCTTTCAAAAATATCCTTGTCTTCTCCGTGCTCTGGCAAACGTCCGTGTTTCTCTACAAATTTTTGAATTTCTTCAAACCCAGCAATAATGCGCTCTTCTTGTTTAGTATGGGTAATAGATTTCTTGGCTTCAACTTCAACACCTAGTGCTGAAAGAAGCGCATTGTCTTCATCAGTAAGTTTATTTTCCTTAGCCATTTTGTTCTTCAGATTTTTTTCTCGCGAGGAATGCAATTCCTTGTGCCATTCTTTGCTCCCAGGGATCAGCAGACTTTATATCTGGCAATCGTCCCCTTTCATTTTTGAACTTTAAAGCGCGTTTGGCAAGTTCACGAGCTTCATCTAGTGATATATTTGGCTTTCTACCCGAAATCACCTCCGCCATAGCCCTTAAACTTTTCTCTGTCATTGCCTTTGATAAAATTGAATAGGCCTCACTAAAGGGATTAATACTATCAATCCAGTCTACGTCTAAATCCCTCACGTCCATCGTAAATTTACGGACTCCATCAATCAATGACGTATTTGATTGATCCTTTAGCTCGTCATCACTATTAAGTTTTTGTTTACCCATTTGGGTAAGGTTTATCGCTGCAATAGCGTGTTGTCTTATCGCCTCCAGGTCTTCATCGTCTATTTCAGGATATTTTTCCCTAATTATTTTCCCCATTCTTATTTGGGTTAACTCTTGCGGGACTAATTCTTCATCAAATAATCCACGTCCAATCGCTTCCTTATCTTGAGCAAATGCAGCAATCACCTCATTCAAATCTTCTTTACAAATACGCTGAGCACTTTCACTTTTAGGCATTGAAAGTCCCTTAATCTCAACCTCATATTGACCTGTCTCTTCATTAAAGCCGATATTTTCCTTGTCGGGATTATAGCCACCTTCACCATAATCTACTCCTTCTAAAGGTCCACTCTGAGGATTCTTTGGGGTGAAATTAAATCTTGGCGTAAGTACCTGCTCCATTAAAAGACTGGCAGAAATAGCCTTCAATGTATCATTTACGGCATCCGCGACCGCTTCTTCAGAAGCGTCAACTTCGGCAATTAAATTTGTGAATCTCGTTTGAATTTTACCCGGAGCATCACGCGTGGCGCGACCTATTATTTGAACTATCTCAGTCAAACTAGAGCGATAACCAATGGTTAGTGCGTGTTCACACCATATCCAATCAAAACCTTCTTTAGCCATTCCAAGAGCAATTATAATATCGACGTGATCACGATTTGTTTTAATTTCTGGTAATCTAAGTGCTGCTTGAACTTTGGATCGTTTTAAAACGTCATCATCTACTAAATCAGCTATTTTGATAATTTTTCCTTCCGTTGTTTTAACCAAATGAAACCCAGTTTCAGGATCAACACCTAGCCACTCTCCTAACTGA comes from Aequorivita sublithincola DSM 14238 and encodes:
- a CDS encoding DUF3800 domain-containing protein, translating into MNKIYFDEAGNTGQDMLNNDQKVFVLASVNYDDKAQNEIKSIFIVDGEIHFKQLKKSDAGRRKILAFLNSPWIKEDHIILYYANKEFATCGQIVDLLIETVFYHKGYDLYLHGRHIAYTNWIFYFGNFYWNKHLFNIFLEAFVAMIRNKDAVSISNFYTITEELYCQIDEKKILEPVRKSKSHIEEVLGAVDQFSIDVTFSTFLVLCDKWAKQINDKIDVRFDQSKQIEHYKRYIDKTLELVPKTSKTIEIGYDNRTMSFPHQISSVELVNSTDEMGVQCADLIASAIAFAYNNEEGKMEKFSKQIKESKLFQLSNSQCLWPTDDVSPIALGLEKGEGINPLDFLVHNFPQAFKD
- a CDS encoding GIY-YIG nuclease family protein, with product MAKENKLTDEDNALLSALGVEVEAKKSITHTKQEERIIAGFEEIQKFVEKHGRLPEHGEDKDIFERLYAVRLDQIIKIKNHKALLGDLDYQNILSRDYENVSSIPDNLSDDELLAKLGVDEEDDSITKLKYVKPRSVKRAVEEMANREVCQDFDEFKPLFDDVKNDIEIGYRNTIRFRKDAGFTKASLSEKQFVIIGGQIAYIAKIGEFFKAPNSEDDARLRVIYANGTESNILLRSLIRAMYKDETSRFISEPNLGPLFSGENSDDDLESGTVYVLRSLSDNPLVTENKNVIHKIGVTGQEVKNRISNAKNDPTYLMAEVEIVATYKLANINRMKLEKVIQKFLGNANLDIEVKDRFGKLVKVKEWFLVPIFIIDKMIDKIKDGTIGDFYYEPTTAELKRR
- a CDS encoding DEAD/DEAH box helicase, whose product is MTKQKSIPTVTVSYKGTGNSIKSNELGMREMQERAYEKRGEQYLLIKSPPASGKSRALMFIALDKLNSQGIKQAIIAVPEKSIGSSFANEPLSKYGFYYDWIVQPKWNLCNSPGEDGSKVNSVKSFLDSEDEVLVCTHATFRFAVDRFGFDVFDDRLIAIDEFHHVSADDNNVLGTQLKELISRDKAHIVAMTGSYFRGDANPVLMPEDESKFDTVTYTYYEQLNGYEYLKTLNIGYYFYSEAYSDAILNVLNPNEKTIIHIPNVNSRESTGQKIKEVEHIIDQLGEWLGVDPETGFHLVKTTEGKIIKIADLVDDDVLKRSKVQAALRLPEIKTNRDHVDIIIALGMAKEGFDWIWCEHALTIGYRSSLTEIVQIIGRATRDAPGKIQTRFTNLIAEVDASEEAVADAVNDTLKAISASLLMEQVLTPRFNFTPKNPQSGPLEGVDYGEGGYNPDKENIGFNEETGQYEVEIKGLSMPKSESAQRICKEDLNEVIAAFAQDKEAIGRGLFDEELVPQELTQIRMGKIIREKYPEIDDEDLEAIRQHAIAAINLTQMGKQKLNSDDELKDQSNTSLIDGVRKFTMDVRDLDVDWIDSINPFSEAYSILSKAMTEKSLRAMAEVISGRKPNISLDEARELAKRALKFKNERGRLPDIKSADPWEQRMAQGIAFLARKKSEEQNG